In Leptospira bouyouniensis, the following proteins share a genomic window:
- a CDS encoding LIMLP_15305 family protein, which translates to MDQTWLKTTLERFKNEQDPVRKFLKETKLFEEALANQEFEKTDLLIRKELGGILTSFKESFRKLEEGFVQKAQIQNIGKTNSATTLLDRIILKVTSAGYGLNGLGTGVNATSVEIEKVLNHDFSMLEKVGTLQKEILETLPTSFATNPEAAIEAVNKLLLDFETQFEARNSIFLKT; encoded by the coding sequence ATGGATCAAACTTGGTTAAAAACCACATTAGAACGCTTTAAGAATGAACAAGATCCCGTTCGTAAATTTTTAAAAGAAACAAAATTATTTGAAGAGGCTCTTGCCAACCAAGAGTTTGAGAAAACTGATTTACTCATCAGAAAGGAACTCGGTGGAATCTTAACCTCATTCAAAGAAAGTTTTCGCAAACTCGAAGAGGGTTTTGTCCAAAAAGCACAAATTCAAAATATCGGGAAAACCAATTCGGCAACGACTCTCCTTGACCGGATCATTTTGAAAGTGACATCAGCAGGGTATGGACTCAATGGACTTGGAACGGGAGTCAATGCAACTTCAGTAGAAATAGAAAAGGTTCTGAATCATGATTTTTCAATGTTGGAAAAAGTAGGAACATTACAAAAAGAAATTTTGGAAACGTTACCCACATCATTTGCTACCAATCCTGAAGCTGCGATTGAAGCAGTGAACAAACTGCTTCTTGATTTTGAAACACAATTTGAAGCACGAAACTCAATCTTTTTAAAAACGTAA
- a CDS encoding SPFH domain-containing protein has product MALIDRIKFEGNPSEIVWKYPSDEISTAGQLVVDENLEAIFFKEGKALDTFGPGTHTLKTGNIPILEALVNLPFGGKTPFTAEVYYVNKSIMALKWGTTTPIPLEDPKYKIVLNIRAFGDYKFRIKDSRSFLLNVVKGGNRTTNEAIDEFLKPNIVRGIGDFISEVILNNNTSVVEINKYRDESSTAGRVKLAPEFEKYGIDLTEFNVSSVNFDQNDPNYQRIQKIITDKFEIDMLGDKYQQKKMFDIGQAAAENEGQGGGAMGAGMGMGMGMNMGQMMGNMMNQGGGQNQAGGAAPAANDPAARIAKLKGLLDQGLISAEEFDAKKKEILSSL; this is encoded by the coding sequence ATGGCACTAATAGACAGAATTAAATTTGAAGGAAACCCAAGTGAAATCGTTTGGAAATACCCATCCGATGAAATCAGCACTGCTGGACAATTGGTAGTTGATGAAAATCTTGAAGCGATCTTTTTCAAAGAAGGAAAAGCTTTAGATACATTTGGTCCGGGAACCCATACCTTAAAAACGGGAAACATTCCGATCTTAGAGGCCCTCGTCAATCTTCCATTTGGTGGAAAAACTCCATTTACGGCTGAAGTGTATTATGTAAACAAATCCATAATGGCTTTGAAGTGGGGAACCACTACCCCTATCCCTCTCGAAGACCCTAAGTACAAAATTGTTCTCAATATACGGGCGTTTGGTGATTATAAATTCAGAATCAAAGATTCTCGGTCTTTTTTACTGAACGTTGTCAAAGGGGGAAATCGAACCACAAACGAAGCGATTGATGAATTTTTAAAACCAAATATCGTACGTGGGATTGGTGATTTTATTTCAGAAGTCATTTTGAACAATAACACTTCAGTGGTTGAGATCAACAAATACCGAGATGAAAGTTCCACTGCTGGCCGAGTTAAATTAGCGCCTGAGTTTGAAAAGTATGGTATCGACCTAACTGAATTTAACGTTTCTTCCGTTAACTTTGACCAAAACGATCCAAACTACCAACGAATCCAAAAAATCATCACTGATAAATTCGAAATCGATATGTTAGGTGATAAATACCAACAGAAAAAAATGTTCGATATAGGCCAGGCTGCTGCAGAAAACGAAGGCCAAGGTGGTGGTGCCATGGGTGCTGGAATGGGTATGGGTATGGGGATGAATATGGGCCAAATGATGGGGAATATGATGAACCAAGGTGGTGGGCAAAACCAAGCAGGCGGAGCTGCTCCTGCTGCCAATGACCCAGCTGCAAGGATTGCCAAATTGAAAGGCCTACTTGACCAAGGTCTTATCAGTGCCGAAGAATTTGACGCAAAGAAAAAAGAGATCTTATCATCACTTTAG
- a CDS encoding zinc ribbon domain-containing protein, with the protein MVAMAEEKIYEMLWDCEFCGSKKLLGKTHRHCPNCGATQDPNRRYFPKDEDKVAVQDHIYYGADKTCPFCQTANGAKATFCGNCGGSLDGAQSVKLRSEHDGVTEDSVQKAKEDLAFQNSEFIKPHPKTPKWVLWLLGSILFGGIGFVCLGVLWTEKVELQVTHHEWTRTIAIDQFKPVSESDWCDSMPMGAYGVSRSRQIRSYDSIPDGQDCRTVRSDRGDGTFSESESCTTKYRKEPVYDDHCSYRIDKWAFDRNAVAKGFGTTQEPYWPTPQIRECASTAIGCERLGPKEEKYLVHFTESSGETKGEKHDCEFDMAKWKSILPKAEYQSEKSVIFNYITCDSIQMLDGNGGEE; encoded by the coding sequence TTGGTTGCGATGGCAGAAGAAAAAATCTATGAAATGCTTTGGGACTGCGAATTCTGTGGTTCCAAAAAATTACTCGGAAAAACCCATAGGCACTGTCCTAATTGTGGAGCCACACAAGACCCAAACCGAAGGTACTTTCCCAAAGATGAAGACAAAGTGGCCGTCCAAGACCATATCTATTATGGTGCCGATAAAACCTGTCCGTTTTGCCAAACAGCCAATGGTGCTAAGGCAACTTTTTGTGGGAATTGTGGTGGGTCTTTAGATGGTGCCCAGTCAGTCAAACTACGTTCAGAACATGATGGTGTGACAGAAGATTCTGTCCAAAAAGCAAAAGAAGACCTCGCCTTCCAAAATTCTGAATTTATAAAACCCCATCCAAAAACCCCGAAATGGGTTCTCTGGTTACTTGGTTCCATTTTATTTGGAGGGATTGGTTTTGTTTGTTTGGGAGTATTATGGACTGAAAAAGTAGAACTCCAAGTCACTCACCACGAATGGACTCGCACCATTGCCATTGACCAATTTAAACCCGTTTCAGAATCCGATTGGTGTGATTCAATGCCAATGGGTGCTTATGGTGTTTCCAGAAGTAGACAAATTCGTAGTTATGACAGTATCCCTGATGGCCAAGATTGCCGTACAGTTCGTTCGGATCGAGGAGATGGAACTTTTTCGGAAAGTGAAAGTTGTACGACCAAATACCGCAAAGAACCAGTCTATGATGACCACTGTAGTTATCGCATTGATAAATGGGCCTTTGATCGAAATGCAGTTGCAAAAGGATTTGGAACGACACAAGAACCTTATTGGCCAACCCCACAAATCCGAGAATGTGCTAGTACGGCAATTGGATGTGAAAGGCTTGGACCCAAAGAAGAAAAGTATTTGGTTCACTTCACTGAATCCAGTGGTGAAACCAAAGGTGAAAAACATGATTGTGAGTTTGATATGGCAAAGTGGAAATCCATTTTACCAAAAGCAGAATACCAATCAGAAAAGAGTGTCATTTTCAATTATATCACTTGTGACAGCATACAAATGTTAGATGGAAATGGAGGAGAGGAATAA
- a CDS encoding adenosine deaminase, whose product MYIDLHNHLYGCLPPETLFRIGKKNPNPRWHLYLESYEAAYGKKIRPSTFFDDYADIKEFSKLYHFREKAPFLHFQAKFNLIIALVKFDEPEIIEVSHDVVFSNSLMDISYAEYRLMFGKEEPKESFYTKLMASLEGLKKGEESAKKAGKPIQAKLVMSLHRDINFERHYDWMKNWMEKESLIREGLVGIDFCHIEEGFPPKDKQSFFQSVHKDNKAEPNTALSILYHVGESFRDKTPFSAVRWVLESAEYGAHRLGHALALGIDSDYFLGEERTEIVSEAKDQVEHELMYYDEITTYGPFYAKEELELKRKEYKTKPKNEILTIPFDETQSQYLHTFQNYAMSKLAKTNVVIECCPSSNLYIGMLESHIDHPISRFLQNDLKLTIGSDDPGLFGTTMAEEYQHAHKAGVSDKDLEFIRSVSLDYRSTKLSGRELD is encoded by the coding sequence ATGTATATCGATCTACACAACCACCTTTATGGATGTTTACCCCCTGAAACTTTGTTTCGCATTGGAAAAAAAAATCCAAACCCTAGATGGCACCTATATCTCGAATCGTACGAAGCAGCTTACGGCAAAAAAATTCGACCTTCCACTTTTTTTGATGATTATGCAGACATCAAAGAATTCTCTAAGTTATACCACTTCAGAGAAAAGGCACCATTTCTCCATTTCCAAGCAAAGTTCAATCTCATTATCGCCTTAGTCAAGTTTGATGAACCTGAAATCATAGAAGTTTCTCATGATGTAGTATTTTCCAATAGTTTGATGGACATCAGTTATGCTGAATACCGATTGATGTTTGGAAAAGAAGAACCAAAAGAAAGTTTTTATACAAAACTAATGGCCTCTTTGGAAGGACTCAAAAAAGGAGAAGAATCTGCCAAAAAAGCTGGTAAACCCATCCAAGCAAAACTTGTGATGTCTTTACATAGAGATATCAATTTTGAAAGGCATTATGATTGGATGAAAAACTGGATGGAAAAAGAATCTCTCATCCGGGAAGGTCTGGTTGGAATTGATTTTTGCCATATCGAAGAAGGTTTTCCACCAAAAGACAAACAATCTTTTTTCCAATCGGTTCACAAAGACAACAAAGCAGAACCGAATACCGCACTTTCCATTTTATATCATGTAGGGGAAAGTTTTCGAGATAAAACTCCCTTCTCCGCAGTTCGTTGGGTCTTAGAATCAGCAGAATATGGTGCACATCGACTTGGTCATGCCCTTGCACTTGGTATTGATTCGGATTATTTTTTAGGAGAGGAACGTACTGAAATTGTATCGGAAGCCAAAGACCAAGTGGAACACGAATTGATGTATTACGATGAAATCACCACCTATGGTCCGTTTTATGCTAAAGAGGAATTGGAACTTAAGCGGAAAGAGTATAAAACAAAACCAAAGAATGAAATTTTAACAATTCCATTTGATGAAACCCAGTCACAATATTTACATACATTTCAAAACTATGCGATGTCAAAATTGGCAAAAACAAATGTAGTAATTGAATGTTGTCCATCATCCAATTTATACATTGGTATGTTAGAATCACATATTGATCATCCCATCAGCCGGTTCCTACAAAATGATTTAAAACTCACAATTGGTTCCGATGATCCAGGACTTTTTGGTACCACGATGGCAGAAGAGTACCAACATGCCCATAAGGCAGGTGTTTCCGACAAGGACTTAGAATTCATACGTTCTGTCTCATTGGATTACAGATCCACTAAACTTTCAGGTCGCGAATTGGATTGA
- a CDS encoding potassium channel family protein: MQRKKIAVIGIGSFGKLFVRYLFEDGHEVIAIDKDPVIIDSIKDYVTVAVALDATDEHALRSQGIGDVDYAVLALADDFETSIICADSLKKSGVKQIYARYQTELQKKVLELLGIRDLFNPEERAARSMAETFSFVGMRSSFLLSDEYSVVEVTVPKRYINKTIAEADLRHKYNINVITIKRPLTNNELKRASDSKTEKILGIPHGNTILKEDDIVVLFGSQADLTKFLET, translated from the coding sequence ATGCAAAGAAAAAAAATTGCGGTCATTGGCATTGGAAGTTTCGGAAAACTATTTGTACGTTATCTTTTTGAAGATGGACATGAAGTGATTGCAATTGACAAAGATCCAGTGATCATTGATTCCATCAAAGACTATGTAACCGTAGCAGTGGCACTCGATGCGACCGATGAACATGCATTACGTTCACAAGGGATTGGTGACGTGGATTATGCAGTACTAGCACTCGCCGATGATTTTGAAACATCGATTATTTGTGCGGATAGTTTAAAAAAATCTGGTGTGAAACAAATTTATGCAAGATACCAAACAGAACTGCAAAAAAAAGTATTGGAATTACTTGGTATCCGAGACCTATTCAATCCAGAAGAAAGAGCGGCAAGGAGTATGGCAGAAACATTCTCATTTGTTGGGATGCGTTCAAGTTTTCTTTTATCAGATGAATACAGCGTGGTAGAAGTCACGGTACCAAAACGTTACATCAACAAAACCATTGCAGAAGCTGACTTACGCCATAAATACAATATCAATGTTATCACCATCAAACGTCCTTTAACCAATAATGAACTGAAACGTGCTTCCGATTCTAAAACAGAAAAAATCCTAGGTATACCACATGGAAACACTATTCTTAAAGAAGACGATATAGTGGTTTTATTCGGATCTCAGGCTGATCTCACTAAATTTTTAGAAACATAA
- a CDS encoding MATE family efflux transporter codes for MKPTRLNQKILGLAIPVFFGMISYTAIMVADTAMVGKLGEVPLAAVGFGGMVYFSIFAFLMGGSMAVQIIVARRFGEKNERGVGITLVNSIYLSFVLGSLLSYFGYLYAPSLMAWIGDDPEVIEVAGVYLSYRFVGTVLFFVGFALRGFFDGIGIVQVGMISSIVAAVTNIFFNWLLIFGNWGFPAMGVKGAAIASSLSSIPALLVVLFYFFRKDVIKFFRYEIFSPSLEIIKELCVVGFAPALEGTLVNFAFSGFYKIAGMISTTTLASASVVLTCLSLSFMPGFSFGIAATTILGQAMGQGKIRLAYEGTMRSATFSAIVMGSMGLFFILFGPWLISLFTDVPSVMKEAYPALCIVALIQVGDAYHMVVGSALRSAGMMYYVMYVYLIVSFLIMLPLAYLFGIVLKWGTIGIWSAFFIWILSMAVLFVGKFRRKEWVNIRI; via the coding sequence TTGAAGCCAACTCGACTCAATCAGAAAATTCTAGGATTAGCAATCCCAGTTTTTTTTGGTATGATCAGTTATACAGCCATTATGGTAGCGGATACTGCTATGGTAGGTAAGTTAGGGGAAGTCCCTCTTGCCGCCGTAGGTTTCGGCGGAATGGTGTACTTTTCCATTTTTGCATTCCTTATGGGTGGATCGATGGCAGTCCAAATCATCGTAGCACGACGATTTGGCGAGAAAAATGAAAGAGGGGTCGGGATCACTTTAGTGAATTCGATTTATTTGTCTTTCGTACTCGGATCCTTATTATCCTATTTCGGTTATCTCTATGCTCCAAGTCTTATGGCTTGGATTGGAGACGATCCAGAAGTGATCGAAGTTGCCGGAGTTTATTTATCCTACCGATTTGTGGGTACGGTGTTGTTTTTTGTTGGATTCGCCTTACGTGGATTTTTCGATGGAATTGGGATTGTTCAAGTAGGAATGATTTCATCCATTGTTGCAGCAGTCACAAATATCTTTTTTAATTGGTTATTAATTTTTGGAAATTGGGGTTTCCCTGCGATGGGTGTCAAAGGAGCAGCCATTGCATCCAGCTTGAGTTCAATACCGGCACTCTTAGTTGTTTTGTTTTATTTTTTTAGAAAGGATGTGATCAAATTCTTTCGATACGAAATATTTTCTCCAAGTTTGGAAATCATCAAAGAACTTTGTGTTGTAGGATTTGCTCCCGCACTCGAAGGAACTCTTGTGAACTTCGCATTCTCTGGGTTTTATAAAATTGCTGGTATGATCAGCACCACCACTTTAGCTTCAGCAAGTGTTGTGCTAACATGTCTTAGTTTATCATTTATGCCAGGTTTTTCATTTGGTATTGCTGCCACTACGATCCTCGGACAAGCAATGGGCCAAGGGAAAATTCGTTTGGCATACGAAGGCACTATGAGATCAGCAACGTTCTCTGCGATAGTCATGGGAAGTATGGGACTCTTTTTTATCCTCTTTGGACCATGGCTCATCAGTCTGTTTACTGATGTTCCTTCCGTAATGAAGGAAGCATATCCTGCACTTTGTATCGTGGCACTCATCCAAGTGGGAGATGCCTACCATATGGTAGTTGGATCAGCACTTCGTAGTGCTGGTATGATGTACTACGTCATGTATGTATATTTGATTGTTTCGTTTCTCATTATGTTACCTCTTGCTTATCTCTTCGGGATAGTACTAAAATGGGGAACCATTGGGATCTGGTCTGCGTTTTTTATTTGGATTTTATCAATGGCAGTGCTTTTTGTTGGAAAATTTCGTAGGAAGGAGTGGGTGAACATACGAATTTAA
- a CDS encoding patatin-like phospholipase family protein — MKRTELERQAIQKFLKSVELFKKLSPSVLTRLANNVQEKLIRSHEALYYKGESSESIYIVRYGEILLENVGGQSHVYVGSGQVLAENSLISSSNHSTSAIAVIDTLVYVLNGKLFLQLASQEKIFAQNIIQMMGTRMRENLDRSNHKDKFTGLRRLCVHIPLEPEYHFGEKVKSFLDEYGEVTKKLSAAIPISTFKGMDPTQISEYLTNLRNKTPLLHIYFDESTSRVDLHYLVVQSDFLVFWEDDPEKFYKEKEEIIHFWKSRIRNFEGRAIRLMESGVRKSYLPQDQSLKTFYQKDTLARYLVSKTRGLALGGGGARALAHVGLLKVLHREGIHFDFVSGASMGAVIAALYARKNSPEEIEEMVKNFFGGLESAFDPTLPVVAFFKGKRMKRMLKKGFGDQRIEELPLPFATSAVDLQTGKEHIFDQGPITEALTSAMSLPGAFPPYRLGEKLLVDGGMINNVPENLIRSKGADVVLGINVSPLQEIVPVKLFEDRNTTEKGFFRYIWDTLKYPPILQIMTRTITLEGREITRLKRPKMDLFVHFHLEEFQLFDFARYQEIIDKGEREAEANLAEIKQLFS, encoded by the coding sequence ATGAAACGAACAGAATTAGAACGACAGGCGATACAGAAATTTTTAAAGTCTGTGGAGCTTTTCAAAAAACTTTCCCCATCTGTTCTCACTAGGCTTGCAAACAATGTCCAAGAAAAATTAATCCGTAGTCATGAGGCTCTCTATTACAAAGGAGAGTCTTCTGAATCTATCTACATTGTTAGATATGGCGAAATTCTTTTGGAAAATGTTGGTGGCCAATCTCATGTTTATGTGGGGTCAGGCCAAGTCCTCGCCGAAAACTCACTCATCTCAAGCTCCAATCATTCCACTTCTGCCATTGCAGTGATTGATACACTGGTATATGTGTTAAATGGAAAGTTGTTTTTACAATTAGCATCTCAAGAGAAAATCTTTGCTCAAAACATCATCCAAATGATGGGAACAAGGATGCGAGAAAATTTAGATCGTTCCAATCATAAAGATAAATTTACAGGATTGCGACGGTTATGTGTCCATATTCCTTTGGAACCAGAATATCATTTTGGAGAAAAGGTAAAATCTTTCTTAGATGAATATGGGGAAGTAACGAAAAAATTATCCGCAGCCATTCCTATTTCGACATTCAAAGGAATGGATCCTACACAAATTTCAGAATACCTAACCAATCTTCGAAATAAAACTCCATTACTTCATATTTATTTTGATGAATCAACTTCAAGGGTCGACTTACACTACTTAGTTGTCCAATCTGACTTTTTAGTTTTTTGGGAAGATGATCCTGAAAAATTTTACAAGGAGAAAGAAGAAATCATCCATTTTTGGAAAAGTAGAATTCGTAACTTTGAAGGCCGCGCTATACGATTGATGGAAAGTGGAGTGAGAAAAAGTTACCTCCCACAAGACCAAAGTCTTAAAACGTTTTACCAAAAAGATACACTTGCTCGTTATTTGGTTTCTAAGACCAGAGGCCTTGCGTTAGGTGGAGGTGGTGCAAGAGCACTTGCCCATGTTGGTCTACTTAAAGTGTTACACCGCGAAGGGATCCATTTTGATTTTGTATCAGGTGCATCGATGGGAGCTGTAATTGCTGCTTTGTATGCGAGAAAAAATAGCCCTGAAGAAATCGAAGAGATGGTGAAAAACTTCTTCGGTGGACTTGAGAGCGCTTTTGATCCCACATTACCTGTTGTTGCTTTTTTTAAAGGCAAACGAATGAAACGGATGTTAAAAAAAGGTTTTGGTGACCAAAGGATTGAAGAACTTCCACTTCCATTTGCAACATCTGCTGTCGATTTACAAACTGGAAAAGAACATATATTTGACCAAGGTCCAATTACAGAAGCACTCACTAGTGCCATGAGTTTACCAGGTGCCTTTCCTCCTTACCGACTCGGTGAAAAATTGTTAGTGGATGGGGGAATGATCAATAATGTACCTGAGAACCTCATTCGTTCGAAAGGTGCTGATGTTGTGTTGGGAATCAATGTTTCTCCTTTACAAGAAATTGTTCCTGTAAAACTCTTTGAAGACCGTAACACAACTGAAAAGGGATTTTTTCGTTATATTTGGGACACTCTCAAATACCCACCCATCTTACAAATCATGACAAGGACAATCACATTAGAAGGAAGGGAAATCACTCGCCTCAAACGTCCTAAGATGGACTTGTTTGTCCATTTCCATTTGGAAGAATTTCAGTTATTTGATTTTGCAAGGTACCAAGAAATCATCGATAAAGGAGAAAGAGAAGCAGAAGCAAACTTGGCCGAGATCAAACAGTTGTTTTCATAA
- a CDS encoding TrkH family potassium uptake protein — protein MEHLRPIGRLFYIVFGFISVAILILDFGFFYPDEWKEYVTLSIRTLVSFFIAYETFHIIFTNKNWKEYLNLHKIELIILLMLGLEVIYEKNIISVLKSYHISGDDTTLIFLSANQFLFLFSNLAHFFRLSKKRESKKLNPSVVFVGSFAFIIFMGVCFLHFPKSSNGHVKTIDIIFTTISATCVTGLSTLDISSQFTLTGQLVILLLIQVGGLGLMTLTSFFSIFLTGKGSVSDTLMVKDLLSEETMGRAKEILKQITLQTLTIELVGAILLFYQFPTDFPLPLPEKIYYSIFHSISAFCNAGFSLLPNGLATDAFRESEGFLSIIMLLIVFGGLGFPVIYQIRSKILRPFDYQFRWSITSKLVFFMTTFLLLFGSLSYFFLENHLSLKDLPIEKKIFHSLFYSVTTRTAGFNTFDLTLMGYPMTFISFFLMWVGASPISTGGGIKTTTLAISFLNISNQIRGKEKMEIGHRTIAHSTISRASATIVLSLFVIFISIFCLLLTEKAPFIDLCFEVVSAFGTVGLTRGLTPNLSDFGKILICIVMFVGRVGILTLLIALSKKVEHITYEYPKEYVVVG, from the coding sequence ATGGAACACCTGCGACCCATTGGAAGGCTGTTTTATATTGTTTTTGGATTTATTTCTGTTGCCATTTTAATTTTAGATTTTGGCTTTTTTTATCCAGATGAATGGAAAGAATATGTAACACTTTCTATCAGAACTTTAGTTAGTTTTTTTATCGCTTATGAAACATTCCATATAATTTTTACAAATAAAAACTGGAAAGAATATCTAAACTTACATAAGATTGAATTGATCATACTTTTGATGTTAGGCCTTGAGGTGATCTATGAAAAAAATATCATCTCCGTATTAAAATCATACCATATCTCTGGTGATGACACGACACTCATCTTTTTATCAGCCAATCAGTTTTTATTTTTATTTTCAAACTTAGCTCACTTCTTCCGTTTATCGAAAAAAAGAGAGTCCAAAAAACTAAATCCATCAGTCGTTTTTGTAGGTTCCTTTGCTTTTATCATTTTTATGGGCGTATGTTTTTTACATTTTCCTAAATCAAGCAACGGTCATGTCAAAACAATTGATATTATTTTCACTACCATCAGTGCCACTTGTGTGACCGGGCTTTCGACCTTAGATATCAGTAGCCAATTCACTCTGACTGGTCAACTTGTGATTTTACTCCTCATTCAAGTGGGTGGACTAGGGCTCATGACTCTCACGAGTTTTTTTTCCATCTTTCTTACAGGAAAAGGATCGGTAAGTGATACACTGATGGTCAAAGACCTTTTGTCTGAAGAAACCATGGGGCGTGCTAAAGAAATTTTAAAACAGATCACATTGCAAACGTTAACGATTGAACTTGTAGGTGCAATTTTACTTTTTTACCAATTCCCAACCGATTTTCCACTACCGTTACCTGAAAAAATATACTATTCAATCTTTCATTCCATCTCTGCGTTTTGTAATGCTGGTTTCAGTTTGTTACCGAATGGATTGGCGACTGATGCATTTAGAGAGTCTGAAGGTTTTTTATCCATTATCATGTTACTCATCGTATTTGGTGGACTCGGTTTTCCTGTGATTTATCAGATTCGTTCCAAAATTCTCAGACCATTTGATTATCAATTTCGTTGGTCAATCACTTCAAAATTAGTGTTTTTTATGACCACTTTTTTGCTGTTATTCGGTAGTTTGAGTTACTTCTTTTTAGAAAATCATTTAAGCTTAAAAGATTTGCCAATCGAGAAAAAAATCTTCCATTCTCTTTTTTATTCGGTTACGACAAGAACTGCGGGATTCAACACTTTTGATTTAACTTTGATGGGATACCCGATGACCTTTATTTCTTTTTTTCTGATGTGGGTTGGTGCCTCTCCTATCTCAACAGGTGGTGGAATCAAAACAACAACACTTGCGATCTCCTTTTTAAATATCAGTAACCAAATCCGAGGAAAAGAAAAAATGGAAATTGGTCACCGAACCATTGCTCATTCAACGATTTCAAGAGCGAGTGCGACGATTGTATTATCTTTGTTTGTCATTTTCATATCTATCTTTTGCCTTTTGCTCACCGAAAAAGCGCCGTTTATTGATTTATGTTTTGAAGTCGTTTCTGCATTTGGAACAGTTGGGTTAACTAGAGGACTCACTCCTAATCTATCTGATTTCGGTAAAATATTAATTTGTATTGTGATGTTTGTTGGAAGAGTGGGGATACTTACCCTACTCATTGCGCTTTCTAAAAAAGTAGAACATATCACTTACGAATATCCAAAAGAATATGTAGTTGTAGGTTAA